DNA sequence from the Methanococcus maripaludis genome:
TCTGAATACGACACCCAATTAGAAGAAGCAGGAATAACTGTTGAAAGAATATACGGTATTGATAGGTACCAGACAAACAAAAATGTAATATTAAAATTTAAAGATCAGATCCAGGACAGAAATATGTGGATAGTTTATGGGGACGATGATAGACCAGAATTTTGTAATGCTGGAAGCAATATCGTAATTTTATCAAATGGTACGGCATTGTCCGTTGATGATGAAGATTTAGGAGATTTTGATCCTGGAAGAGTTACCATTATGGAAAATCCAGTATTTAATTCAAACAATGTGATGGCACGACTTCAAAATCAAGGATTTTACGTAAGTACTCAATCAATGCCTGAAAGCGTGTTGAATAGAACTGTTTACAGAAAAATGGAACAGTTACAACTCCAAATCGAAACCATGGAACAGCTCGGAATAAATTGTACTCCACTTAGAAATGATTTAAATTCTATAAATAATTCCATAAGAAATCAGAACTTAGAACAGGCCTATGCTGGAGAAATAGTTCTTGAAAGGAATTTACTAAGTTACAAACATCAAAACCGCCACGTTTACTGGAACGGGCCAAAAATCACATACAATCCAAAAAATAATAGTCCTAACTACAACAATTAAATAATTTAATATATAATAAACAATAATACTATTTTATTGCCTTTAAAACGTTTAGAGGGATTTTTATGGACATTTTTAAAAAATTAGTTCTATTAATGATTCTATTAATGCCGGTTTCTTATGCAAGCGATGTCATTTTAGTAAGTGACAACTTTGCAGACAAACTCGTAGCTCAAACTATTGCTGACGAACTCGACGAATTTGTACTCGTTGAATCCCCATGGGGAAATTTCAGCAATGATACATTAAATGAAATATTAAACGAATCTCCTGAAGATGTAGTGATAATTGGCGGAACTGTGGCAGTTCCTGAAAATTATACAACTGCATTAGAAAATGAAAATATTACTGTTGAAAGAATCAATGGTTCAGATAGATTTGATACAAACAACCTTACAATAAATAGATTTAAAGATTTATTCGTTAACAAATCAATATTAATCGTTTATGCTAACGGCACAAATGATACATACGGAAATATCACCAATGTAACCTTTGTATTAACTGATGGAAACAAAACCTCAGTAAGCGAAGAAGTTATGGAAAATATATCTGATAACATTACAGTTTTAGAAGATGCTGCATACAACTACAGCGGACTTTTAAAAAGACTTCAAAACCATGGATTCCAGGTAAGTACTGCTTCAATGCCTGGAAATGTTTTAAAAGCAAAAATTGAAAGAAGAATGAATACTATTCAGACAACTCTTCAAGCTTTAGAACAGAACGGAATCAATATTTC
Encoded proteins:
- a CDS encoding cell wall-binding repeat-containing protein: MDYFKIFAIFLVLIIPVSASDVVLVSDTVSDCASANIIPTINDSYVVINTSWGVYDDDVLEQISNENPKNVIIVGGTVAVPSEYDTQLEEAGITVERIYGIDRYQTNKNVILKFKDQIQDRNMWIVYGDDDRPEFCNAGSNIVILSNGTALSVDDEDLGDFDPGRVTIMENPVFNSNNVMARLQNQGFYVSTQSMPESVLNRTVYRKMEQLQLQIETMEQLGINCTPLRNDLNSINNSIRNQNLEQAYAGEIVLERNLLSYKHQNRHVYWNGPKITYNPKNNSPNYNN
- a CDS encoding cell wall-binding repeat-containing protein, with the translated sequence MDIFKKLVLLMILLMPVSYASDVILVSDNFADKLVAQTIADELDEFVLVESPWGNFSNDTLNEILNESPEDVVIIGGTVAVPENYTTALENENITVERINGSDRFDTNNLTINRFKDLFVNKSILIVYANGTNDTYGNITNVTFVLTDGNKTSVSEEVMENISDNITVLEDAAYNYSGLLKRLQNHGFQVSTASMPGNVLKAKIERRMNTIQTTLQALEQNGINISELDTKYGALTDAYNGGNYSYAYALAIQLEDDLKAKQYKTTGNTKVEKTVKVKTNNGKSSKDNSDDDEEEIEYENETEEENEDDEEENNETSE